In Schlegelella aquatica, one DNA window encodes the following:
- a CDS encoding Bug family tripartite tricarboxylate transporter substrate binding protein: MNPCRRSFGCMLGAALVVAASVWPAHAQAAYPDKPVTLIVPFPPGGVADAVARPLAEALGRELKQSVVVENKGGAGGALGIGAAARAPADGYTLLLSLSSISMLPEADHLLGRKPSFQPEQFKPIARITADPTVLVIRADAPWKTLEDFLADAKRRPGQVNYGSSGNYGTVHVPMAQLEKATGIKMTHIPFTGAGPAVTALLGGQVDVLASGPASVVQHIKAGKLRALAHWGDKPLTSLPEVPSLRDRGIPVQYAQWSGLFAPAAAPTEVIETLRAAMQRLSRDPAFRQAIHNTGSPLDYLDADEFSRYWAQDIVKMKDLAKHIGRLE; encoded by the coding sequence ATGAACCCCTGTCGTCGCAGCTTCGGCTGCATGCTCGGTGCAGCCCTGGTGGTCGCGGCCTCTGTGTGGCCCGCGCACGCCCAGGCGGCCTATCCGGACAAGCCTGTCACCTTGATCGTGCCCTTTCCACCCGGTGGCGTGGCCGACGCCGTGGCACGCCCGCTGGCCGAGGCGTTGGGGCGCGAGCTGAAGCAGTCCGTGGTGGTCGAGAACAAGGGCGGGGCCGGCGGCGCATTGGGCATCGGCGCCGCCGCCCGCGCGCCGGCCGACGGCTACACGCTGCTGCTCAGCCTGTCGTCGATCTCGATGCTGCCGGAGGCCGACCATCTCCTCGGCCGCAAGCCGAGTTTCCAGCCCGAGCAGTTCAAGCCCATCGCTCGCATCACTGCCGACCCCACGGTGCTGGTGATTCGCGCGGACGCCCCCTGGAAGACGCTGGAGGACTTCCTGGCGGACGCCAAGCGCCGGCCTGGACAGGTCAACTACGGCAGCTCGGGCAACTACGGCACCGTGCATGTGCCCATGGCCCAACTGGAGAAGGCCACCGGCATCAAGATGACGCACATCCCCTTCACCGGCGCGGGCCCCGCGGTGACGGCGTTGTTGGGGGGTCAGGTGGACGTGCTGGCCAGCGGCCCGGCCAGCGTGGTGCAGCACATCAAGGCCGGCAAGCTGCGGGCCCTGGCGCACTGGGGCGACAAGCCGCTCACCTCGCTGCCCGAGGTACCCAGCCTGCGGGACCGGGGCATCCCCGTGCAGTATGCACAGTGGTCGGGGCTCTTCGCACCCGCCGCTGCTCCGACAGAAGTGATCGAGACGCTGCGCGCGGCGATGCAGCGGCTGTCCAGGGACCCCGCCTTCCGACAGGCCATCCACAACACGGGCAGCCCGCTCGACTACCTCGATGCCGACGAGTTCTCGCGCTACTGGGCGCAGGACATCGTCAAGATGAAAGACCTCGCCAAGCACATCGGCCGGCTGGAGTGA
- a CDS encoding fumarylacetoacetate hydrolase family protein, producing the protein MKIATFMHAGRVQVGLVAGDGRHVAPLDVKPEDTPRGALSLIERLSAGAPMPAAAGEPVELDRVRLLAPLPLPRRNLWCVGRSYRAHAQELQSSVFKGNDGATETWPIVFTKVPECVVGPYDDVRLPTCITEQVDYEAELAVVIGRGGKNISRAEAMGHVFGYTVVNDVTARDVQMRHQQWDMGKSFDTFCPMGPWIVTADEMDGRRTRVRCWVNGELRQDASTEQMIFDIPTLIETVSRGITLYPGDVIATGTPAGVGLGMNPPRFLRPGDVVRIEVEGVGVIENRFVG; encoded by the coding sequence CCTGGACGTGAAGCCCGAGGACACTCCCCGCGGAGCCCTTTCCCTCATCGAGCGGCTGAGTGCCGGCGCGCCGATGCCCGCCGCGGCCGGTGAACCGGTCGAGTTGGACCGGGTGCGTCTGCTCGCCCCGCTGCCGCTGCCGCGGCGCAACCTGTGGTGCGTCGGGCGCAGCTACAGGGCCCATGCCCAGGAGTTGCAGTCCTCGGTGTTCAAGGGCAACGATGGGGCCACCGAGACCTGGCCCATCGTGTTCACCAAGGTTCCCGAATGCGTGGTCGGCCCCTACGACGACGTGCGGCTGCCCACGTGCATCACCGAGCAGGTGGACTACGAGGCCGAACTGGCGGTGGTGATCGGCCGCGGCGGCAAGAACATCTCCCGCGCCGAGGCGATGGGCCACGTGTTCGGCTACACGGTGGTCAACGACGTGACGGCCCGGGACGTGCAGATGCGACACCAGCAATGGGACATGGGCAAGTCGTTCGACACCTTCTGCCCCATGGGGCCTTGGATCGTGACTGCCGACGAAATGGATGGCCGCCGCACGCGGGTGCGTTGCTGGGTCAATGGCGAGCTTCGGCAGGATGCCTCGACCGAGCAGATGATCTTCGACATCCCGACCTTGATCGAGACGGTGTCCCGGGGGATCACGCTCTACCCCGGCGACGTGATCGCCACCGGCACGCCGGCCGGGGTCGGGTTGGGGATGAACCCGCCGCGCTTTCTGCGCCCGGGGGACGTCGTGCGCATCGAGGTGGAGGGCGTCGGCGTGATCGAGAACCGATTCGTCGGCTGA